A genome region from Arthrobacter sp. SLBN-100 includes the following:
- a CDS encoding bifunctional hydroxymethylpyrimidine kinase/phosphomethylpyrimidine kinase, translating to MPTATPSPAPVTFHAPPAAGRPVPRVLSIAGSDPSGGAGIQADLKSIAAFGGYGMAAITALTAQNTHGVRSVHVPPADFLAAQLDAISDDIGIDAVKIGMLGSAEVIEAVGDWLRKVRPAVVVLDPVMVATSGDRLLKESAEAALHALLPLAHLITPNLVELAILVGGEVQGSWAGALEQGRALSAATGATVLVKGGHLDGNECPDALVNTAGVLSAEVVTLQGERVATRNSHGTGCSLSSAMATAQARLGDWEASLREVKPWLAGALEASGTLEVGSGNGPVHHFHHLQPLPSEGSFAAQLWTEARQDLDDIHALDFIRGLASGSLQEKEFGYYLAQDAIYLNGYSRVLARASALAPTEAEQLFWAGSARQCLEVESELHRSWLSTRSVQPQLGPVTKSYVDHLTAASASGSYAVLAAAVLPCFWLYAEVGATLHAQFLAAGEPAGHPYAAWLRTYADEDFAAATRQAIAIVDEAGRKASAADRQAMITAFKQSCRLEVDFFDAPRLYS from the coding sequence ATGCCCACTGCCACCCCGTCACCCGCCCCGGTAACATTCCATGCGCCCCCCGCGGCAGGGCGGCCTGTACCCCGGGTGCTTTCCATTGCCGGCTCCGATCCATCCGGCGGTGCCGGCATCCAGGCCGACCTCAAAAGCATCGCGGCATTCGGCGGCTACGGAATGGCCGCCATCACGGCCCTCACTGCCCAGAACACCCACGGCGTCCGGTCCGTGCACGTGCCGCCTGCCGACTTCCTGGCCGCGCAGCTGGACGCCATCAGCGACGACATCGGCATCGATGCCGTCAAGATCGGAATGCTCGGCAGCGCCGAGGTGATCGAGGCGGTGGGGGACTGGCTCCGGAAGGTTCGCCCCGCCGTCGTGGTCCTGGACCCGGTGATGGTTGCCACCAGCGGAGACCGGCTGCTGAAGGAGTCCGCCGAAGCCGCCCTGCACGCTCTCCTGCCGCTGGCCCACCTCATCACCCCCAACCTGGTTGAGCTCGCCATCCTTGTTGGCGGCGAAGTCCAGGGGAGCTGGGCCGGAGCCCTGGAGCAGGGCCGCGCGCTTTCCGCCGCTACCGGGGCTACCGTGCTGGTTAAAGGCGGACACCTGGACGGCAACGAGTGCCCGGACGCCCTGGTCAACACCGCGGGCGTGCTGTCCGCGGAAGTGGTGACGTTGCAGGGGGAGCGGGTGGCGACCCGCAACAGCCACGGCACGGGATGTTCGCTGTCCTCCGCGATGGCCACTGCACAGGCGCGGCTGGGTGACTGGGAGGCGTCGCTGCGCGAAGTGAAGCCCTGGCTGGCCGGGGCACTTGAAGCGTCCGGAACGCTGGAGGTGGGAAGCGGCAACGGCCCGGTCCACCACTTCCACCACCTGCAGCCGCTTCCGTCCGAAGGGAGCTTCGCCGCACAACTCTGGACCGAGGCCCGGCAGGACCTGGACGATATCCACGCGCTGGACTTCATCCGCGGCCTGGCTTCCGGCAGCCTGCAGGAGAAGGAGTTCGGGTATTACCTTGCGCAGGACGCCATCTACCTCAACGGCTATTCCCGCGTGCTGGCACGGGCGAGTGCCTTGGCGCCAACGGAGGCAGAACAGCTCTTTTGGGCCGGCTCAGCCAGGCAGTGCCTGGAGGTCGAGTCTGAACTGCACCGCTCCTGGCTGAGTACCCGCTCCGTCCAGCCTCAGCTCGGCCCGGTAACAAAGTCCTACGTTGACCACCTGACCGCCGCATCGGCGTCGGGCAGTTATGCTGTCCTGGCGGCCGCCGTCCTGCCCTGCTTCTGGCTCTACGCAGAGGTAGGCGCCACGCTGCACGCCCAGTTCCTCGCCGCCGGCGAACCCGCCGGACACCCGTACGCGGCCTGGCTGCGCACATATGCCGACGAAGACTTCGCGGCTGCCACCCGCCAAGCCATCGCCATCGTGGATGAGGCGGGGCGCAAGGCCTCGGCCGCGGACCGGCAGGCCATGATCACCGCATTCAAGCAGTCCTGCCGCCTCGAAGTGGACTTCTTCGACGCGCCGCGACTGTACTCCTGA
- the rplU gene encoding 50S ribosomal protein L21 — translation MVYAIVRAGGRQEKVSVGDFVTLNRVAGGAGSTIQLPALLLVDGDKVTSAAADLAKVTVTAEILNDLRGPKIVIQKFKNKTGYKKRQGHRQELTKVKITGIQ, via the coding sequence GTGGTGTACGCGATTGTCCGCGCAGGCGGCCGGCAAGAGAAGGTTTCCGTCGGAGACTTCGTTACCCTGAACCGCGTCGCCGGTGGGGCTGGCAGCACCATTCAGCTGCCCGCGCTGCTCCTGGTTGACGGTGACAAGGTCACCTCTGCCGCTGCTGACCTGGCCAAGGTAACTGTTACGGCTGAGATCCTGAACGACCTCCGTGGTCCGAAGATTGTCATCCAGAAGTTCAAGAACAAGACCGGTTACAAGAAGCGCCAGGGTCACCGTCAGGAACTGACCAAGGTCAAGATCACCGGTATCCAGTAA
- the obgE gene encoding GTPase ObgE, translating to MASFVDRVVLHVSGGNGGNGCVSVHREKFKPLGGPDGGDGGNGGDVILRVDHQTTTLLDYHHAPHRHATNGGPGMGDWRGGKNGETLILPVPDGTVVKSKDGTVLADLVGEGAQYVAAAGGIGGLGNAALSSQKRRAPGFALLGIEGESSDIVLELKSIADIALVGFPSAGKSSLIAAMSAARPKIADYPFTTLVPNLGVVQAGDVRFTIADVPGLIEGASEGKGLGHHFLRHVERCAALVHVLDCGTLESDRDPLSDLAVIEAELEKYAVDMSYAGQDGDVVPLNHRPRLVALNKVDLPDGKDMADFVRPELESRGYQVFEVSATSHEGLRQLGFAMAGIVKAARDAVAAAPPKVQPAVLRPRAVNESGFKIRREEKGLEPLFRILGEKPERWVKQTDFTNEEAIGYLADRLAKLGVETELFKQGAKPGDTVVIGGDDGVVFDWEPTMMAGAELLASPRGTDVRFADIGDRPTRGQKREEQQERRDAKAAARAELEAERKAGIWTESVSSRRVAKPLKESGLDADNEF from the coding sequence GTGGCCAGCTTTGTAGACCGGGTAGTACTGCACGTATCCGGCGGTAACGGCGGCAACGGGTGCGTCTCCGTCCACCGTGAGAAGTTCAAGCCGCTGGGCGGTCCCGACGGCGGCGACGGCGGCAATGGCGGCGACGTTATCCTGCGCGTGGATCACCAGACCACCACCCTCCTCGACTACCACCACGCACCCCACCGCCACGCCACCAATGGAGGTCCGGGCATGGGCGACTGGCGCGGCGGCAAGAACGGCGAGACGCTCATCCTCCCCGTCCCCGACGGCACGGTTGTTAAGTCCAAGGACGGCACGGTGCTCGCGGACCTGGTGGGCGAAGGCGCCCAGTACGTGGCGGCGGCCGGCGGAATCGGAGGCCTGGGCAACGCTGCGCTCTCGTCCCAGAAGCGGCGCGCCCCAGGTTTCGCCCTGCTCGGTATCGAAGGCGAATCCAGCGACATCGTGCTGGAGCTCAAGTCCATCGCGGACATCGCCCTGGTGGGTTTCCCCTCCGCCGGCAAGTCCAGCCTCATCGCTGCCATGTCGGCGGCACGGCCCAAAATCGCCGACTATCCGTTCACCACGCTGGTTCCCAACCTGGGCGTCGTCCAGGCAGGGGATGTCCGCTTCACCATCGCGGACGTTCCGGGCCTCATTGAGGGCGCCAGCGAGGGCAAGGGCCTCGGCCACCACTTCCTGCGCCACGTGGAGCGCTGCGCCGCGCTGGTCCACGTCCTGGACTGCGGCACCCTTGAATCGGACCGCGACCCCCTCTCGGACCTGGCCGTCATTGAGGCCGAGCTCGAAAAGTACGCGGTGGACATGAGCTATGCCGGCCAGGACGGCGACGTGGTTCCGCTGAACCACCGCCCCCGCCTGGTGGCTTTGAACAAGGTGGACCTGCCTGACGGCAAGGACATGGCCGATTTCGTTCGTCCGGAGCTTGAATCCCGCGGCTACCAGGTGTTTGAAGTGTCAGCCACCAGCCACGAGGGCCTGCGCCAGCTGGGCTTTGCCATGGCCGGGATCGTCAAGGCCGCGCGCGATGCCGTGGCCGCCGCCCCGCCCAAGGTCCAGCCGGCCGTACTGCGGCCGCGTGCTGTCAATGAGTCCGGCTTCAAGATCCGCCGTGAGGAGAAGGGCCTCGAGCCGCTGTTCCGCATCCTCGGGGAAAAGCCGGAGCGCTGGGTCAAGCAGACAGACTTCACCAACGAGGAAGCCATCGGCTACCTCGCAGACCGCCTGGCCAAGCTGGGCGTGGAGACCGAACTGTTCAAGCAGGGTGCAAAGCCCGGCGACACCGTAGTGATCGGCGGGGATGACGGCGTGGTCTTCGACTGGGAGCCCACCATGATGGCCGGTGCGGAGCTCCTGGCGTCGCCGCGCGGCACTGACGTCCGTTTCGCCGATATCGGCGACCGCCCCACCCGCGGCCAGAAGCGCGAAGAGCAGCAGGAACGCAGGGACGCCAAGGCCGCCGCACGGGCCGAACTTGAGGCAGAACGCAAGGCCGGCATCTGGACCGAGTCCGTGAGCAGCCGGCGGGTCGCCAAGCCACTCAAGGAGAGTGGACTGGACGCAGACAATGAGTTCTAG
- the proB gene encoding glutamate 5-kinase, which produces MSSRAAAAAPLPRCVNRSVLANAGRIVVKVGSSSLTSIKGGISEESLTALADALAAKRNTGTEIILVSSGAIAAGLAPLGLAKRPRDLATQQAAASVGQGLLMARYTQAFGAHGVTVSQVLLTAEDLMRRSQHTNAFRALDRLLNLGVVPVVNENDTVATHEIRFGDNDRLAALVAHLVRADALVLLSDVDSLYDGPPALGARRIPLVEGPHDLEGVSIGKAGKAGVGTGGMQTKVEAATMAAGSGIHALLTSTPNAAAALNGEDVGTWFTVNGARKPVRLLWLAHVASVQGRLVLDDGAVKAVRHHRTSLLPAGISAVHGDFEAGDAVEIASADGTVVARGLVNYSSAELPQMLGRSTRDLGEALGSGYDREVVHVDDLVLV; this is translated from the coding sequence ATGAGTTCTAGGGCGGCAGCCGCGGCGCCGCTTCCCCGGTGCGTGAACAGGAGCGTGCTCGCCAACGCGGGCCGGATCGTGGTCAAGGTCGGTTCGTCGTCGCTGACCAGCATCAAGGGCGGCATCTCCGAGGAGTCATTGACTGCTCTCGCTGACGCCCTCGCAGCCAAGCGCAATACAGGTACGGAGATCATCCTCGTGTCCTCCGGCGCCATCGCAGCCGGCCTGGCACCCCTGGGCCTGGCCAAGCGCCCCCGCGACCTCGCCACCCAGCAGGCTGCGGCCAGCGTGGGGCAGGGCCTGCTCATGGCCCGCTACACCCAGGCCTTCGGAGCGCACGGTGTGACCGTCAGCCAAGTGCTGCTCACGGCCGAGGACCTGATGCGGCGCAGCCAGCACACCAACGCCTTCCGGGCCCTGGACCGGCTGCTGAACCTCGGCGTGGTTCCGGTCGTCAACGAAAACGACACCGTGGCCACGCACGAAATCCGCTTCGGGGACAACGACCGGCTCGCCGCCCTGGTGGCCCACTTGGTACGGGCCGACGCGCTGGTGCTGCTGTCCGACGTCGACTCCCTGTACGACGGACCGCCGGCCCTTGGCGCAAGAAGGATCCCGCTCGTTGAAGGCCCCCACGACCTCGAAGGCGTGTCCATCGGCAAGGCCGGCAAAGCCGGCGTGGGGACCGGCGGCATGCAGACCAAAGTCGAGGCAGCCACCATGGCCGCCGGCTCCGGAATCCACGCCCTGCTCACTTCAACGCCCAACGCTGCCGCAGCCCTCAACGGTGAGGACGTGGGGACCTGGTTCACCGTTAATGGAGCCCGCAAGCCCGTCCGCCTGTTGTGGCTGGCGCACGTGGCATCCGTGCAGGGCCGCCTTGTCCTGGACGACGGCGCGGTCAAGGCAGTGCGGCACCACCGCACCTCGCTGCTGCCGGCCGGAATCTCCGCAGTGCACGGCGACTTCGAGGCGGGCGACGCCGTCGAGATCGCCAGTGCCGACGGCACGGTGGTGGCACGGGGCCTCGTCAATTATTCGTCTGCTGAACTGCCGCAGATGCTTGGGCGCTCCACCCGGGACCTGGGCGAGGCCCTCGGCAGCGGCTACGACCGTGAAGTCGTTCACGTAGATGACCTGGTGCTGGTTTGA
- the rpmA gene encoding 50S ribosomal protein L27, which translates to MAHKKGASSTRNGRDSNAQYLGVKRFGGQVVSAGEIIVRQRGTHFHPGAGVGRGGDDTLFALTPGAVEFGTRRGRRVVNIVAAAAAE; encoded by the coding sequence ATGGCACATAAAAAGGGCGCGAGCTCCACTCGCAACGGTCGTGATTCCAACGCTCAGTACCTCGGCGTCAAGCGCTTCGGCGGCCAGGTAGTTTCCGCAGGCGAAATCATCGTCCGCCAGCGCGGCACCCACTTCCACCCGGGCGCCGGCGTTGGCCGTGGCGGCGACGACACCCTGTTCGCACTGACCCCGGGAGCCGTTGAATTCGGTACCCGCCGCGGTCGTCGCGTCGTCAACATCGTTGCTGCTGCAGCTGCAGAGTAA